The following coding sequences are from one Haemophilus haemolyticus window:
- a CDS encoding fimbrial biogenesis chaperone, translating into MLSIFKKSAFISATSLMLAFAVSSAQASVIILGTRLIYPSNQKSLNVQLNNQNGTPALVQSWIEDKQGNQANIPFIITPPVTRVEGNQGQTLRITYTGTQALPEDRESLYYFNLLDIPPKPSKKELKDSQNYLQFSVRSRLKMFYRPSGLPYPPAEAYNKVTWQAKGGKLWADNPTPYYLTFTQAQVGAKDASAAVMVAPFSQGEFDVKGVSNGQKVKWSLINDYGGDVAGESIIK; encoded by the coding sequence ATGCTATCCATTTTTAAAAAATCGGCTTTTATTTCTGCCACTTCACTTATGCTTGCATTTGCAGTCTCATCTGCTCAGGCGAGTGTAATCATTCTCGGTACGCGTCTGATTTACCCGTCTAACCAAAAAAGCCTCAATGTTCAACTTAACAACCAAAACGGCACCCCTGCTTTAGTGCAAAGTTGGATTGAAGACAAACAAGGCAACCAAGCTAATATTCCTTTTATTATTACTCCCCCAGTAACACGTGTGGAGGGTAACCAAGGGCAAACCTTACGTATTACTTATACGGGCACGCAAGCACTCCCAGAAGATCGCGAATCTCTCTATTATTTTAATTTATTGGATATTCCACCCAAACCAAGTAAGAAAGAGCTTAAAGATAGCCAAAATTATCTGCAATTTTCAGTGCGTAGCCGTTTAAAAATGTTTTATCGCCCAAGCGGTTTACCTTATCCACCAGCAGAAGCCTATAACAAAGTGACTTGGCAAGCCAAAGGCGGCAAACTATGGGCAGATAACCCAACACCTTACTATTTAACCTTTACCCAAGCACAAGTGGGTGCAAAAGATGCCTCAGCGGCGGTGATGGTTGCACCCTTTAGCCAAGGAGAATTTGACGTAAAAGGCGTAAGTAATGGTCAAAAAGTAAAATGGTCATTAATTAATGATTACGGTGGTGATGTAGCTGGAGAATCTATAATTAAATAA
- a CDS encoding fimbrial protein, with protein MRNNAVIFFLLLGTSLFSYGQAVTSGKVKFTGEVIAGKLCTVKADSVNKIVPLGTISRAQLPTAGATAGNQEFTLSVTDCGIDISNANNHRLTYYFVSPAATINPLAGGYDYYLKNTATSPNQNSVGVQVFIKNGTNAGNVLQVTNRALPNTNRDGGGYTGRELGATVTGTGVNADVNIDLSAKFYAVTNGTADKPGQVTSEMNFEVWYE; from the coding sequence ATGAGAAATAATGCTGTTATATTTTTTTTATTACTGGGCACATCGCTCTTTTCTTACGGACAAGCAGTAACCTCGGGAAAGGTTAAATTTACTGGTGAAGTTATTGCTGGGAAATTGTGCACGGTAAAAGCTGATTCAGTAAATAAAATCGTGCCACTAGGGACTATCTCAAGAGCTCAACTTCCTACAGCGGGGGCTACTGCTGGTAATCAAGAATTCACACTTTCGGTAACCGACTGTGGCATAGATATTTCTAACGCTAACAACCACCGTTTAACTTATTACTTTGTGTCTCCTGCTGCTACAATAAATCCTCTAGCTGGGGGCTATGACTATTATTTAAAAAATACAGCGACATCACCTAACCAGAATAGCGTGGGAGTACAAGTCTTTATTAAAAATGGCACCAATGCAGGAAATGTGCTTCAGGTGACAAATCGGGCGTTGCCGAATACTAACAGAGACGGGGGTGGATACACTGGACGAGAATTAGGTGCAACCGTTACTGGCACAGGAGTTAATGCTGATGTTAATATTGATCTCAGTGCTAAATTTTATGCTGTAACAAATGGTACTGCTGATAAACCAGGGCAAGTAACTAGCGAAATGAACTTTGAGGTATGGTATGAATAG
- a CDS encoding fimbria/pilus outer membrane usher protein: MKKLTLNTALSPLSLALGLAFAGFVETACAEESLPISQEEKVPLESNDEDVEFSATFLQMGGNGSTVDVARFQQKNSVLPGEYPAEVWVNGKEKGEMTLRFRDSENAAQPHAQLCFTPELSDLLDLERTAIKLAPKEDQCVSIQEAIPEGKAVFNTGLQRLEFTIAQALTINRPRDYIAPSRWQTGSSAAFVNYDVNHSRYTSQFNTHSSQAYLNLRTGINLGDWAFRHSGSKVWSEAEGQSAHMPYQTYETYLQKDFAPIRGIMTIGDFYTSGQFVEGFALRGIGLASDDRMLSPSQMGFAPRIQGIANSNAVVTIRQNGNIVYQTNVTPGAFVIEDLYSTGYNGDLTVEIKEANGQVRSFIVPFSNIAPLIRMGQFRYQVTAGRYRNGQQIYDVNVGQAMLQYGLLNNLTLNTGVTLTQNYRAGTVGIGLNTPIGAFSFDNTWTRSIFLPNTVLVAQETLNQYREVREGYSLHGSYSINFNRTGTNVTLAAYRYSSRDFYNLSDVVNAKQFGSESQFSLTGMRPRNQYQISLIQDLKGFGSLYLVGSTSNYWNRPGTYSQYQVSYANNFKLLNYQIGFSQTIHRENGQRDNQIYLGFSIPLGRNHSLSANQTRGSGQKNAHVGINGSFGDYNQWSYGLHTNSGQAGYRNISGNMNYRNTHFNFNSSISKDSHGSRQFSNALSGVIVAHRYGVTFGESVGESFAIVHADGAAGAEVNSGQGQVLDWFGNAVLPYTQPYRINEIGIDPQNLPINMEFDSTEQKIIPRANSIHVVNFGTTRNSLVLFNLSRPNGELLPMASEAFDDKGNFVGYVVQGGVLFASGLKQPKGTITVSWASGETGQCRFDYEVKLDNAEHMQQHTKQCK; the protein is encoded by the coding sequence ATGAAAAAATTAACTTTAAACACTGCCTTAAGCCCGCTTTCTCTTGCATTAGGGCTGGCATTTGCAGGTTTTGTAGAAACAGCTTGTGCAGAAGAATCCCTGCCCATTTCACAAGAAGAGAAAGTGCCATTAGAAAGCAACGATGAAGATGTTGAGTTCAGTGCCACCTTTTTACAAATGGGGGGGAATGGTTCTACTGTTGATGTTGCACGTTTCCAACAAAAAAACAGCGTTCTACCTGGTGAGTATCCTGCAGAAGTTTGGGTAAACGGCAAAGAAAAAGGCGAAATGACGTTGCGTTTTCGTGATAGCGAAAATGCGGCTCAACCACACGCACAGCTCTGCTTTACCCCAGAATTAAGTGATTTACTCGATCTTGAACGGACTGCTATTAAACTTGCCCCAAAAGAAGATCAATGTGTCTCTATTCAAGAAGCAATTCCTGAAGGTAAAGCGGTGTTTAATACAGGGTTACAACGCTTAGAATTTACCATTGCACAAGCCTTAACCATCAATCGCCCACGTGATTATATTGCCCCAAGCCGTTGGCAAACGGGTAGCAGTGCTGCGTTTGTGAATTATGATGTAAACCACAGCCGTTATACCAGCCAATTTAATACGCACTCTTCGCAGGCATATTTAAATTTACGTACAGGTATTAACTTAGGCGATTGGGCATTTCGTCACTCTGGCTCAAAAGTATGGAGTGAAGCTGAGGGGCAATCCGCTCATATGCCATACCAAACTTACGAAACCTATTTGCAAAAAGATTTTGCCCCTATTCGTGGGATAATGACTATAGGTGATTTTTATACTTCAGGTCAATTTGTGGAGGGCTTTGCTCTCCGTGGGATCGGACTTGCATCCGATGACCGCATGCTCTCTCCTTCCCAGATGGGGTTTGCTCCACGCATACAAGGTATAGCCAATAGTAATGCAGTGGTCACTATTCGCCAAAATGGTAATATTGTTTATCAAACTAATGTAACCCCAGGGGCTTTTGTTATTGAAGACCTCTACTCTACGGGTTATAACGGCGATTTAACAGTAGAAATTAAAGAAGCTAACGGCCAAGTACGCTCCTTTATTGTGCCCTTTTCTAACATAGCCCCCCTTATTCGTATGGGGCAATTCCGCTATCAAGTTACCGCCGGGCGTTATCGTAACGGACAACAAATTTATGATGTCAACGTTGGGCAAGCAATGTTGCAATATGGTTTACTTAACAATCTCACCCTCAATACGGGGGTTACGCTCACCCAAAATTATCGGGCGGGCACTGTAGGGATTGGTTTAAACACGCCTATTGGTGCATTTTCATTTGATAACACTTGGACAAGAAGTATCTTCTTGCCTAACACAGTATTAGTTGCTCAAGAGACATTAAACCAATACCGTGAAGTACGTGAAGGCTACAGCCTACACGGCAGTTATAGTATTAACTTTAACCGCACGGGTACCAACGTAACCCTTGCAGCTTATCGATACTCTTCTCGCGATTTTTATAATTTGAGCGATGTAGTAAACGCAAAACAATTTGGTAGTGAAAGTCAATTTTCATTAACAGGAATGCGCCCAAGAAACCAATATCAGATCTCGCTTATTCAAGATCTGAAAGGCTTTGGTAGCCTCTATTTAGTCGGATCTACCAGCAACTACTGGAATAGACCAGGAACTTATAGTCAATATCAAGTTTCCTACGCAAACAACTTTAAGCTGTTAAACTACCAGATTGGATTTTCACAAACGATTCACCGTGAAAATGGTCAACGTGATAACCAAATTTATCTTGGTTTCAGCATTCCATTAGGCCGCAACCATTCATTATCAGCAAACCAAACACGAGGTTCAGGGCAGAAAAATGCTCACGTTGGTATAAATGGCAGCTTCGGTGATTATAACCAATGGAGTTATGGTTTGCATACAAACTCAGGTCAAGCTGGGTATCGTAATATTTCGGGCAATATGAATTACCGCAATACACACTTTAACTTTAACTCTTCTATCTCAAAAGATAGCCACGGTTCACGACAATTTAGCAATGCGTTATCTGGCGTGATCGTCGCACACCGTTATGGCGTAACCTTTGGTGAATCTGTTGGTGAGAGCTTTGCGATTGTACACGCTGATGGTGCAGCAGGTGCGGAAGTCAATAGCGGTCAAGGGCAAGTGTTAGATTGGTTCGGCAATGCGGTATTGCCTTATACACAACCTTATCGTATTAACGAAATCGGGATTGACCCACAAAATCTACCGATTAATATGGAATTTGATAGCACTGAGCAGAAAATTATTCCACGTGCCAACAGCATTCATGTGGTGAACTTTGGTACTACACGTAATAGCCTAGTGTTGTTTAACCTTTCACGACCAAATGGCGAATTATTGCCAATGGCATCTGAAGCCTTTGATGATAAAGGAAATTTTGTCGGCTATGTTGTACAAGGTGGTGTGCTCTTTGCGAGCGGATTAAAACAGCCAAAAGGCACTATTACCGTCAGCTGGGCAAGCGGGGAAACAGGGCAATGCCGTTTTGATTATGAGGTGAAATTAGATAATGCTGAACATATGCAACAACACACGAAACAGTGTAAGTAA
- the modC gene encoding molybdenum ABC transporter ATP-binding protein ModC: protein MLQINVKKQLGQLALQANIQVPDQGVTAIFGLSGSGKTSLINLVSGLIQPDEGFIRLNDRTLVDMETQESLPTHLRKIGYVFQDARLFPHYTVKGNLRYGMKNVSQDDFNYIVDLLGITHLLKRYPLTLSGGEKQRVAIGRALLAEPDVLLMDEPLSALDVPRKRELMQYLERLSKEINIPILYVTHSLDELLRLADRVVLMENGIVKAYDSVEKIWNSAIFAPWKGESEQSSVLALPVHLHNPPYKMTALSLGEQALWIHQVPANVGERVRVCIYSSDVSITLQKPEQTSIRNILRGQVAQIEIQDSRVDLAVLVEGHKIWASISKWAQNELRFAVGQDVYVQIKAVSVM, encoded by the coding sequence ATGTTGCAGATTAATGTGAAAAAACAGCTCGGGCAACTTGCCTTGCAAGCGAATATACAAGTGCCAGATCAAGGTGTGACAGCTATTTTCGGTTTGTCTGGTTCAGGTAAAACATCGCTGATTAATCTAGTCAGTGGCTTGATACAACCAGACGAAGGATTCATCCGTTTAAATGACCGCACTTTAGTGGATATGGAAACCCAAGAATCATTGCCGACCCACCTGCGTAAAATTGGCTATGTATTCCAAGATGCGCGTTTATTTCCTCACTATACCGTGAAAGGCAATTTGCGCTATGGCATGAAAAATGTCTCGCAAGATGATTTTAATTATATTGTCGATCTTCTCGGCATTACTCATTTATTAAAGCGTTATCCGCTCACGCTTTCTGGTGGTGAGAAGCAACGTGTAGCAATTGGTCGAGCATTGTTGGCTGAACCCGACGTTTTACTGATGGACGAACCTCTTTCTGCCCTTGATGTTCCCCGCAAACGCGAGCTAATGCAATATTTGGAACGTCTTTCTAAAGAAATTAATATCCCGATTTTATATGTTACACATAGCTTGGACGAATTGTTGCGTTTAGCTGATCGCGTTGTGCTGATGGAAAACGGCATTGTGAAAGCCTATGACAGCGTAGAAAAAATTTGGAATAGTGCTATTTTTGCCCCTTGGAAAGGAGAAAGCGAACAGAGCAGTGTGCTCGCCTTGCCCGTTCATTTGCATAATCCACCTTATAAAATGACCGCACTTTCCTTAGGTGAACAAGCGCTTTGGATTCATCAAGTACCCGCGAATGTAGGCGAGCGAGTGCGAGTTTGTATTTATAGTTCAGATGTTTCTATCACACTGCAAAAGCCAGAACAAACAAGCATTCGTAATATTTTACGTGGCCAAGTTGCACAAATTGAGATACAAGATTCCAGAGTGGATCTTGCCGTATTAGTGGAAGGGCATAAGATTTGGGCAAGTATCAGTAAATGGGCGCAAAATGAACTGCGTTTTGCTGTTGGGCAAGATGTTTATGTTCAGATTAAAGCGGTGTCGGTGATGTAG
- a CDS encoding TOBE domain-containing protein: protein MKNTEILLTIKLQQALFIDPKRVRLLKEIQQCGSINQAAKNAKVSYKSAWDHLEAMNKISPRPLLERNTGGKNGGGTALTTYAERLLQLYDLLERTQEHAFHILQDESVPLDSLLTATARFSLQSSARNQFFGRVAQQRIIDARCVVDVNVQGLPTPLQVSITTKSSAHLKLITEKEVMLMFKAPWVKISEKPLENQSNQFPVNIKSLNEEEAILQFAESDIEFCATVHQPHQWQIGQQVWIHIDQEQIILATLG from the coding sequence ATGAAAAACACCGAAATTTTACTCACCATTAAACTTCAACAAGCACTTTTTATCGATCCAAAACGCGTGCGTTTACTAAAAGAAATTCAACAATGCGGTTCGATTAATCAAGCAGCGAAAAATGCAAAAGTGAGCTATAAAAGTGCGTGGGATCATTTAGAAGCGATGAATAAAATCAGCCCTCGCCCATTGCTTGAACGAAATACAGGTGGAAAAAATGGCGGAGGCACGGCGCTTACCACTTATGCCGAGCGCTTGCTACAACTTTATGATTTATTAGAACGTACGCAAGAACACGCTTTTCATATTCTACAAGATGAATCCGTACCGTTAGATAGTTTACTCACGGCAACTGCACGTTTTTCTTTACAAAGTAGCGCACGCAATCAATTTTTTGGACGAGTGGCACAACAGAGAATTATTGACGCCCGTTGTGTTGTGGATGTGAATGTGCAAGGATTACCAACGCCGTTGCAAGTTTCTATTACCACAAAAAGCTCGGCTCATTTGAAACTGATTACAGAAAAAGAAGTGATGCTGATGTTCAAAGCACCTTGGGTGAAAATTAGTGAAAAACCACTGGAGAATCAATCTAATCAGTTCCCTGTAAATATCAAATCACTCAATGAAGAAGAAGCCATCCTTCAATTTGCTGAAAGCGACATTGAATTTTGTGCCACAGTCCACCAGCCGCATCAATGGCAAATCGGACAACAAGTTTGGATTCATATTGATCAAGAGCAAATTATTTTAGCGACGCTGGGCTAA
- a CDS encoding fimbrial protein: MKKLKIQYLFLLTSGLFFASFASAYDGEIRFKAEITKAGTCEVSTDSVNKTVNLNITLAQNLINQGSTANETPFKLNVEKCGDVTDSNHIKFALSRTSASDDLPTGVLPNKNTTAINRNTVGVQLISNSGTPIEIGFSPSGLPTITQSRRTSGNDLGAVLKPPYGFEIPLKARFYSLTNGIANKEGQVESEVTFAVFYE, encoded by the coding sequence GTGAAGAAATTGAAGATTCAATATTTATTCCTGCTAACAAGCGGTCTATTTTTTGCATCATTTGCCTCTGCCTATGATGGTGAAATACGTTTTAAAGCAGAAATTACCAAGGCGGGCACCTGTGAAGTAAGTACAGATTCGGTAAACAAAACGGTTAATCTCAATATAACCTTAGCCCAAAATTTAATTAACCAAGGTTCTACTGCCAATGAAACGCCCTTTAAACTTAACGTTGAAAAGTGTGGCGACGTAACAGACTCAAATCATATTAAATTTGCACTATCTAGAACTTCTGCTTCAGATGATTTACCTACAGGGGTGTTACCTAACAAGAACACTACAGCAATAAATCGGAATACGGTTGGTGTTCAACTCATTTCGAATAGTGGAACGCCCATTGAAATTGGATTTAGTCCATCGGGATTACCAACCATTACTCAATCACGACGCACATCAGGGAACGATCTAGGTGCTGTTTTAAAGCCTCCTTATGGCTTTGAAATCCCATTAAAAGCACGCTTTTATTCCCTAACTAATGGAATTGCAAATAAAGAAGGCCAAGTGGAGTCAGAAGTAACTTTTGCTGTATTCTACGAATAA
- a CDS encoding fimbrial protein: protein MKKTILALLALGAFGVANAAPNPLTPHTPIGTAIPYQAADATPEGVGPTHAKITVLGEVLDNTCEIKAGDRNKTVTLKKVGKNQLKKLGDVAADQLIQIELENCKAGNPAQNGSGGKNITAAFRSTNNVDHVNNGTLRNLAGAPDTPAQNVNIQFSNLDGSSIRLGADDPANKLLGIRPSTDGTGLIQFNARYYATGISTPGKVKAEAELDLAYE from the coding sequence ATGAAAAAAACAATCTTAGCTTTATTAGCATTAGGTGCATTCGGTGTAGCTAATGCTGCTCCCAATCCACTCACTCCACACACTCCAATTGGTACTGCAATTCCATATCAAGCTGCAGATGCCACACCAGAAGGTGTAGGTCCTACTCACGCAAAAATTACTGTATTGGGTGAAGTACTTGATAACACTTGTGAAATTAAAGCAGGTGATAGAAACAAAACTGTTACACTTAAAAAAGTAGGTAAAAACCAATTAAAAAAACTAGGTGATGTTGCTGCAGACCAATTAATTCAAATTGAATTAGAAAACTGCAAAGCTGGTAATCCAGCACAAAACGGTAGTGGCGGTAAAAATATAACTGCTGCATTCCGTTCAACTAACAATGTTGATCACGTTAATAACGGTACATTGAGAAACTTAGCGGGTGCTCCTGATACTCCAGCTCAAAACGTAAACATCCAATTCTCTAACTTAGATGGTTCATCTATTCGCCTTGGTGCAGACGATCCAGCTAACAAATTACTAGGTATCCGTCCTTCAACAGATGGTACTGGTCTTATTCAATTCAACGCTCGTTACTATGCAACTGGTATATCTACTCCTGGTAAAGTAAAAGCAGAAGCTGAATTAGACTTAGCTTACGAGTAA
- the modA gene encoding molybdate ABC transporter substrate-binding protein, translating to MKKLTKISTALLIAGLGFSFVASAKVTVFAAASMTDALQQVAKDYAKQNPKNEVVFSFASSSTLAKQIEEGAPADIFVSASNKWMKYLSEKDLTVKETEKVLVGNDLVLIAPAKSAVNSVDIAKGEWINTLKDSYLSVGDPAHVPAGQYAEEALTKLNLWDKVQDRLARAKDVRGALALVERAEAPYGIVYSTDAKVSQQVKTVAVFPSDSHKPVVYPVSIVKGHDNADSRDFLKYLESDAAKKVLVEYGFSAK from the coding sequence ATGAAAAAATTAACTAAAATTTCAACCGCACTTTTAATCGCAGGATTAGGCTTTTCTTTTGTGGCATCAGCTAAAGTGACTGTATTTGCAGCGGCTTCAATGACAGATGCTTTACAACAAGTTGCAAAGGATTACGCAAAACAAAATCCGAAAAATGAAGTGGTGTTTTCTTTCGCTTCTTCTTCAACTTTAGCAAAACAAATTGAAGAAGGCGCGCCAGCAGATATTTTTGTCTCTGCAAGCAATAAATGGATGAAATATCTTTCTGAAAAAGATTTAACGGTGAAAGAAACCGAAAAAGTTTTAGTGGGCAATGATTTAGTCTTAATCGCACCAGCAAAAAGTGCGGTAAATTCTGTGGATATTGCAAAAGGCGAATGGATTAATACATTAAAAGATAGCTATTTATCTGTTGGCGATCCTGCGCACGTACCAGCAGGTCAATATGCAGAAGAAGCATTAACCAAATTAAATTTATGGGATAAAGTGCAAGATCGTTTAGCGCGTGCAAAAGATGTGCGTGGCGCATTAGCTTTAGTTGAACGTGCAGAAGCACCTTACGGTATAGTGTACAGCACTGATGCAAAAGTTAGCCAACAAGTTAAAACGGTTGCAGTGTTCCCGTCAGATAGCCATAAACCGGTTGTTTATCCCGTTTCTATTGTAAAAGGTCATGATAATGCGGATTCTCGCGATTTCTTGAAATATTTAGAATCAGATGCTGCGAAGAAAGTGCTTGTAGAGTATGGTTTCTCTGCAAAATAA
- the modB gene encoding molybdate ABC transporter permease subunit, whose product MLTQIFSFFNLTPMEISAINLSLSVAVSSMLWSLPLAIFVAWLLARKNFYGKSLITGVIHLPLVLPPVVIGYLLLVAMGRNGFIGKYLYQWFGLSFGFSWKGAVLSSAVVAFPLVVRAIRLSLENIDIKLEQAAQTLGASAWCVFFTITLPLSLPGVLAGLVLGFARSLGEFGATITFVSNIAGETQTIPLAMYSFIQTPGAEKQTARLCLFAIILSLISLLLSEWLSKRMQKKLGQGNVAD is encoded by the coding sequence TTGCTTACCCAAATTTTTTCATTTTTCAATCTGACTCCAATGGAAATCTCAGCGATTAATTTAAGTTTGAGTGTCGCTGTTAGTTCCATGCTTTGGAGTTTGCCGTTAGCCATTTTTGTCGCGTGGCTCTTAGCGCGTAAAAACTTCTATGGAAAATCCCTGATTACTGGCGTGATTCATTTACCTTTAGTGTTGCCACCTGTGGTTATCGGTTATCTATTGCTTGTGGCAATGGGGCGCAATGGTTTCATTGGTAAGTATTTATATCAGTGGTTTGGCTTATCTTTTGGTTTTAGTTGGAAAGGGGCGGTGCTTTCCTCTGCAGTGGTTGCCTTTCCATTGGTTGTTCGTGCGATTCGACTTTCTTTAGAAAATATTGATATTAAATTGGAGCAAGCGGCACAAACATTGGGTGCTTCCGCTTGGTGTGTATTTTTTACAATAACCTTGCCACTTTCTTTACCAGGGGTTTTAGCTGGACTCGTGCTTGGTTTTGCACGATCATTAGGAGAATTTGGCGCGACCATTACCTTTGTATCGAACATTGCAGGCGAAACTCAAACGATTCCACTTGCGATGTATTCTTTTATTCAAACACCGGGTGCAGAAAAACAAACCGCTCGCTTATGTTTATTTGCTATCATTCTTTCATTGATTTCTTTGTTATTGTCTGAATGGTTGAGCAAGCGAATGCAGAAAAAATTAGGACAAGGAAATGTTGCAGATTAA
- a CDS encoding fimbrial protein translates to MNSTLVKVNKKITALSPIMAIGIIAIFGSSSLWAADKIGRWEPRTAAQRPYLVFDNRLEVSHYPEGPVVSNVYTFPRDNPPSSLDMSNLTTRLPKKEYNMATYRIPVSGVNTLGCFQARYFIDNQNLTPISTAFGTVWQVKSFPYLGFKIRVRTHTQRNAGIGQNYDQWHDVNSAEFTFPTSCTGSAAMRITPKMEIEPIVLNNIPTDLKFEDGKVDINLSNITFGRFYLQGRDASTGNTWRVDVEDEGGASIIGSNVTIKINATTCDITGTKNHAHNFGKIRSIDLKTPKQGPEMSIIVNCGRYQIDPHIVFSDANTPNNTSDVLSMFYTGGVASNVGVKLRKKTDSTYIKFGPDSSKKGITNQFKMTPIGNNHFSVTFTPELIKKNSSANVDGGILEGLATYTLSYQ, encoded by the coding sequence ATGAATAGCACCCTAGTTAAAGTAAATAAAAAAATAACAGCTCTATCGCCAATTATGGCTATTGGGATAATTGCTATATTTGGTAGTTCCTCATTATGGGCAGCTGATAAGATAGGTAGATGGGAACCCCGTACAGCAGCCCAGCGTCCATATCTTGTTTTTGATAATAGGCTTGAAGTATCACATTATCCTGAAGGACCTGTTGTCAGTAACGTTTATACCTTTCCTCGAGATAATCCCCCCTCTTCTCTTGACATGAGTAATCTAACAACACGATTACCAAAAAAAGAATATAACATGGCAACTTATAGGATTCCTGTTTCAGGGGTAAATACTTTAGGCTGTTTCCAAGCTCGTTATTTCATTGATAATCAGAATTTAACACCTATCTCAACTGCTTTTGGAACGGTGTGGCAAGTTAAAAGTTTCCCGTATTTAGGTTTTAAGATAAGAGTAAGAACACATACTCAAAGAAATGCAGGTATAGGGCAAAATTACGATCAATGGCATGATGTTAATTCAGCGGAGTTCACGTTTCCTACTAGCTGTACAGGTTCTGCAGCAATGAGGATAACCCCTAAGATGGAAATCGAACCTATAGTACTAAACAACATTCCAACAGACCTCAAATTTGAGGATGGGAAAGTCGATATTAATTTGAGTAACATTACATTCGGGCGTTTCTATTTGCAAGGTCGAGATGCATCTACTGGAAACACTTGGCGAGTAGACGTAGAAGACGAGGGGGGGGCATCAATTATTGGTAGTAATGTAACCATTAAAATTAATGCCACAACTTGTGATATTACTGGTACTAAAAATCATGCCCATAATTTCGGTAAAATAAGAAGTATCGATTTGAAGACGCCAAAACAAGGACCAGAGATGAGCATCATCGTAAACTGTGGGCGCTATCAGATCGATCCCCATATTGTGTTTAGCGATGCAAACACACCTAACAACACAAGTGATGTATTAAGTATGTTTTACACTGGTGGCGTAGCATCTAACGTTGGCGTAAAATTACGTAAAAAAACGGATTCAACCTACATTAAATTCGGCCCTGATAGTTCTAAAAAGGGGATAACGAACCAATTTAAAATGACCCCTATCGGGAATAATCATTTTTCCGTTACGTTTACCCCTGAGTTAATTAAAAAGAATAGCAGTGCAAACGTAGATGGCGGCATTTTAGAAGGTTTAGCAACCTATACGCTTTCTTATCAATAA